The sequence ATCGACATTGGGTACGAATTCCCCCAGCCTCTCGAACTTCGGAATGCTATCCCGGCCGCCATAGATCATCAGGGTGGGGTGGTGGATGATGGGATCGGCGTCTGCCAATAGATGCCAGTTTCGATCCAGGTTCCGGTACCAATTAATGCTGGGGGTAAACCCTGTTGATTCAAAAGCGGAGATGAACACCGCCAGATCGTCTTCGCTCATGACCGGATCGCCCAGGGGGTGTTCTGCCCGGGCAAGGTCCATCATTACCATTCCCGGCTGGGGCGGGACCGGGGGCAGATTCTTCCGGTACAGGTTCCGGAAGAACCGTGAGGTGTTTTCTTCCAGCACCGCGTCGGCGACCCCCGGCTGGCGGTTGAAGTGTACAAAATAGTAGTCCCTGCCCAATAGTTCTTCCAGGAGCTGGATCCATGGCTTCTGACCCCGCTCTTGGTAGGGTAAACTCAGGTTAATCACCCCACGTACCCGGCTTGGGTGTAGTAGGGTTAATCCCCAAACAACCATGGCACCCCAGTCATGGCCGACGAAGGTGGCATCCTGATACCCGTAATGATCAAGAAGGGCGGTTAGATCACCAGATAAGTGTTCAATGTCATAGTCTGTAACCTCCCTCGGGCAGGACGAATTCCCGTACCCCCGCTGGTTCGGGACGATGACATGGTATCCCGCCTCGGCAAGGGCGGGTATCTGATAGCGCCATGAGAATGCATGCTCCGGCCAGCCGTGACAGAGTACAACGGGGTTTCCTCTATGTTCGCGACCTGCCTCGAAGACTTCGAGTTCCACGCCGTTAACCGATATGAGTGTGGGTTCGGGAAAATCCGCTGATGCGGTTCGTAATTTCCTATCCATGTTCTTCTCCTTGCTTTGTTCTTATGGGTATAATACAGTGTGATTAGGACAGCATTCGCCCTGTAAAGAAAAAAAGGAAGAAAATTGTATTCACCAACCATGCGCTTGCTTGCGGTGCTTGAGCTCTTGGAAATCTATAGTTCTATCAGTGGTCCCGAACTGGCGCGCAGACTTGAGGTCGATAGGCGGACGGTACGGCGGTATATTGTCACCCTCCAGGATATGGGGATTCCGGTGGCATCGGAACGCGGACCCTACGGTTCATACCGCCTGGAGCGAGGAAGCCGGCTGCCCCCTCTGATATTCAACGATTCGGAGGCCAGTGCAATCATTCTTGGACTAATGGTATTGCGCCAAATGCGATTCCCCATGGACCCAACGGCGATAGAAGCTGCCTATGCAAAAACAAAACGGCTGTTACCGGAAAAGCTCCTGGGCTATGTGAACGACCTTGAGGACTTGGTAACGGTGTATAATCCCCCCTATATTCCCATCAGTCAGATACCACATACCGATTTTGTATCGCTCCTGGATCATGCCATCAAAAAGCGAAAGACAGTAGAAATTACCCATGTTTCCCAGGATGGAAGGGTAACGACCCGGGAAGTGGATTTATACGGGTTGGTGTTAATCCCAGGGCATTGGTATACCGCGGGGTACTGCCATTT comes from Spirochaeta lutea and encodes:
- a CDS encoding helix-turn-helix transcriptional regulator yields the protein MRLLAVLELLEIYSSISGPELARRLEVDRRTVRRYIVTLQDMGIPVASERGPYGSYRLERGSRLPPLIFNDSEASAIILGLMVLRQMRFPMDPTAIEAAYAKTKRLLPEKLLGYVNDLEDLVTVYNPPYIPISQIPHTDFVSLLDHAIKKRKTVEITHVSQDGRVTTREVDLYGLVLIPGHWYTAGYCHLRKDLRTFRLDRLRSVTKTEKVFERPENFDVLNHVLGSIERVQSRFEVEVMLKTSLDHALGCLPSETHYLEPVDGGVLYRQSTSRLDWVAFSLITLDVPIIIRKPQELSEVFRGISEKAGKIAAS
- a CDS encoding alpha/beta fold hydrolase: MDRKLRTASADFPEPTLISVNGVELEVFEAGREHRGNPVVLCHGWPEHAFSWRYQIPALAEAGYHVIVPNQRGYGNSSCPREVTDYDIEHLSGDLTALLDHYGYQDATFVGHDWGAMVVWGLTLLHPSRVRGVINLSLPYQERGQKPWIQLLEELLGRDYYFVHFNRQPGVADAVLEENTSRFFRNLYRKNLPPVPPQPGMVMMDLARAEHPLGDPVMSEDDLAVFISAFESTGFTPSINWYRNLDRNWHLLADADPIIHHPTLMIYGGRDSIPKFERLGEFVPNVDVATLDCGHWIQQEKPEATNQLLLEWLDQRKTAAGEN